One Streptomyces sp. SAI-135 DNA segment encodes these proteins:
- a CDS encoding GntR family transcriptional regulator, with amino-acid sequence MSSDVSSAETEGGAGVRTARVPKYYRLKKHLLDMTETQSPGTPVPPERTLAAEFDTSRTTVRQALQELVVEGRLERIQGKGTFVAKPKVSQALQLTSYTEDMRAQGLEPTSQLLDIGYITADDRLAELLDITAGGRVLRIERLRMANAEPMAIETTHLSAKRFPALRRSLVKYTSLYTALAEVYDVHLAEAEETIETSLATPREAGLLGTDVGLPMLMLSRHSFDKTGEPVEWVRSVYRGDRYKFVARLKRPVD; translated from the coding sequence ATGAGCAGCGACGTCAGCAGTGCGGAGACCGAGGGCGGGGCAGGCGTCCGTACCGCGCGCGTGCCCAAGTACTACCGCCTGAAGAAGCACCTGCTCGACATGACGGAGACGCAGTCGCCCGGTACGCCGGTACCGCCCGAGCGCACGCTCGCCGCCGAGTTCGACACCTCCCGCACGACCGTGCGCCAGGCGCTTCAGGAACTGGTGGTCGAGGGCCGGCTCGAGCGCATCCAGGGCAAGGGCACCTTCGTCGCCAAGCCGAAGGTCTCGCAGGCGCTGCAACTCACCTCCTACACGGAGGACATGCGCGCCCAGGGTCTCGAACCCACCTCGCAGCTCCTGGACATCGGCTACATCACCGCCGACGACCGGCTCGCCGAGCTCCTCGACATCACCGCCGGCGGCCGGGTGCTGCGCATCGAGCGCCTGCGCATGGCGAACGCCGAGCCGATGGCCATCGAGACGACCCACCTGTCCGCCAAGCGCTTCCCGGCCCTGCGCAGGTCGCTCGTCAAGTACACGTCGCTGTACACGGCCCTGGCCGAGGTCTACGACGTCCATCTCGCCGAGGCCGAGGAGACCATCGAGACCTCGCTGGCCACCCCGCGCGAGGCCGGACTGCTCGGCACCGACGTGGGTCTGCCGATGCTGATGCTGTCCCGGCACTCGTTCGACAAGACCGGCGAACCGGTGGAGTGGGTGCGGTCGGTGTACCGGGGCGACCGGTACAAGTTCGTGGCCCGCCTGAAGCGGCCCGTCGACTAG
- a CDS encoding extracellular solute-binding protein encodes MKRKLAAAIGIAGMMVSVAACGGSDSGSSDNSGADAKELTVWLTVDAQNNWPELVKAADATVQKKHPGIKINHEYYGWPDKNTKLDAVLATDKAPDVVEMGNTEMLGYMVKGAFAPLDTAKFTNSSAWLDGLKASVTYDGKTYGVPYYAGGRVGNWRKDVFASVGVKSAPKTYAELTAALDKVQKKEGDKFSAWYQPSRDWYAAMSFVYDAGGSIAVESGGQWKANLSSPESVKGLTEFKNVLDKYMHGDKTKDESDRYIVYGQGKSGMIFGAAWEGATSADPKNDKTGKLKDNLENFVMPGPSGKNMPVFLGGSDLAVPVKSKAQTVAAEWINAFTGPSGQKGLMAKGNLPNNKTDLAILKNDPATAVPATAAESNWFVPMAPGWGQVEKAQVLQTMLQNIGTGKKSVEAAAKDADTAIDKVINTK; translated from the coding sequence GTGAAGCGCAAGCTGGCAGCCGCGATCGGTATCGCGGGCATGATGGTCTCCGTCGCGGCGTGCGGTGGCAGCGACAGCGGAAGTTCGGACAACAGCGGCGCGGACGCCAAGGAGCTGACCGTCTGGCTCACCGTCGACGCCCAGAACAACTGGCCCGAGCTGGTGAAGGCCGCGGACGCCACGGTCCAGAAGAAGCACCCCGGCATCAAGATCAACCACGAGTACTACGGCTGGCCGGACAAGAACACCAAGCTCGACGCGGTCCTCGCCACCGACAAGGCCCCCGACGTCGTCGAGATGGGCAACACCGAGATGCTCGGCTACATGGTCAAGGGTGCCTTCGCGCCCCTCGACACCGCCAAGTTCACCAACTCCTCGGCCTGGCTCGACGGCCTCAAGGCCTCGGTGACCTACGACGGCAAGACCTACGGCGTCCCGTACTACGCGGGCGGCCGGGTCGGCAACTGGCGCAAGGACGTCTTCGCCTCGGTCGGCGTCAAGTCCGCCCCGAAGACCTACGCGGAGCTCACCGCCGCCCTGGACAAGGTCCAGAAGAAGGAGGGCGACAAGTTCTCCGCCTGGTACCAGCCCAGCCGTGATTGGTACGCGGCCATGTCCTTCGTCTACGACGCCGGCGGCTCCATCGCGGTCGAGTCGGGCGGCCAGTGGAAGGCCAACCTCTCCTCGCCGGAGTCCGTCAAGGGCCTCACCGAGTTCAAGAACGTCCTCGACAAGTACATGCACGGCGACAAGACCAAGGACGAGTCCGACCGCTACATCGTCTACGGCCAGGGCAAGTCCGGCATGATCTTCGGCGCGGCCTGGGAGGGCGCGACCTCCGCCGACCCGAAGAACGACAAGACCGGCAAGCTCAAGGACAACCTCGAGAACTTCGTGATGCCCGGTCCGTCCGGCAAGAACATGCCCGTCTTCCTGGGCGGTTCGGACCTCGCGGTCCCGGTGAAGTCGAAGGCGCAGACCGTCGCCGCCGAGTGGATCAACGCCTTCACCGGTCCCTCCGGCCAGAAGGGCCTGATGGCCAAGGGCAACCTGCCCAACAACAAGACCGACCTCGCCATCCTGAAGAACGACCCGGCGACCGCGGTCCCGGCCACCGCGGCCGAGTCCAACTGGTTCGTGCCCATGGCGCCCGGCTGGGGCCAGGTCGAGAAGGCGCAGGTCCTGCAGACCATGCTGCAGAACATCGGCACCGGCAAGAAGTCGGTCGAGGCCGCCGCGAAGGACGCGGACACCGCGATCGACAAGGTCATCAACACCAAGTGA
- a CDS encoding sugar ABC transporter permease, translating to MSAADTTTPTEVPPPMPVPPPPRPAAPGRKRAFSATPWLLLAPCLLILVLVLGYPMVRLVGLSFQKFGQSQLWGFQPAEWVGFDNFTGVLDDGEFWAVVVRTVVFAAGCVIFTMVAGMLIALLLQRVSGWVKTLVNIALVASWGMPIIVATTVFKWLFDADYGILNALLSKLPGVEMIGHNWFASGPQGLAVIMLLVVWGAVPFVVITLSAGLTQVPAELEEAARLDGASAWGVFRYVTVPVLKPIIVMLTTLSVIWDMGVFPQVFVMRNGHPEQEFQLLTTYSYDRAFVVNDYAQGSAIALITVVLLLGVVAVYMRQMLKIGEVE from the coding sequence ATGAGTGCCGCAGACACCACCACCCCCACCGAGGTGCCGCCGCCGATGCCGGTACCGCCGCCGCCCCGGCCGGCCGCACCGGGCAGAAAGCGGGCCTTCAGCGCCACCCCCTGGCTGCTGCTCGCCCCCTGTCTGCTGATCCTGGTGCTGGTCCTCGGCTATCCGATGGTCCGTCTGGTCGGGCTGTCCTTCCAGAAGTTCGGCCAGTCCCAGCTGTGGGGCTTCCAGCCGGCCGAGTGGGTCGGCTTCGACAACTTCACCGGCGTGCTGGACGACGGCGAGTTCTGGGCGGTCGTCGTCCGGACCGTCGTCTTCGCGGCCGGCTGCGTCATCTTCACGATGGTCGCGGGCATGCTGATCGCCCTGCTGCTCCAGCGGGTCTCCGGCTGGGTGAAGACCCTCGTCAACATCGCCCTGGTGGCCAGCTGGGGCATGCCGATCATCGTCGCCACCACGGTCTTCAAATGGCTGTTCGATGCGGACTACGGCATCCTCAACGCCCTGCTCAGCAAGCTGCCCGGCGTCGAGATGATCGGCCACAACTGGTTCGCCAGCGGGCCGCAGGGGCTGGCGGTGATCATGCTGCTCGTGGTGTGGGGCGCGGTGCCCTTCGTCGTCATCACGCTCAGCGCCGGACTCACCCAGGTCCCGGCCGAGCTGGAGGAGGCGGCCCGGCTGGACGGCGCGAGCGCCTGGGGCGTGTTCCGGTACGTCACCGTGCCCGTCCTCAAGCCGATCATCGTGATGCTCACGACCCTGTCGGTCATCTGGGACATGGGCGTCTTCCCGCAGGTGTTCGTGATGCGCAACGGTCATCCCGAGCAGGAGTTCCAGCTCCTGACCACCTACTCCTACGACCGCGCCTTCGTGGTCAACGACTACGCGCAGGGCTCCGCGATCGCCCTGATCACCGTGGTGCTGCTGCTCGGGGTCGTCGCCGTCTACATGCGTCAGATGCTGAAGATCGGAGAGGTCGAATGA
- a CDS encoding carbohydrate ABC transporter permease: MSALAPAGGRRRGKSKAGWNLLGLLVFLTAGFPVYWMLNTAFKPAKDAIDPDPSLLPTGITFSNFSRALDIADFWGPVGRSLVVSLAVVAIGIVVGTLGALAISRFSFRGRKIVIVGILAVQMVPLVAMIIPVFLLLNDLDQYDKLSGLIITYLTFILPFTVWTLRGFIVNIPKELEEAAMVDGCSPTGAFMRVVFPLLAPGMVATSVYGFIQAWNEYLYALMLLSQKNQTATVWLGNFTTKHGTEYAPMMAGSTMMAVPIVVLFLLVQRKMAAGLTAGAVKG, translated from the coding sequence ATGAGCGCGCTCGCCCCGGCCGGCGGCCGTCGCCGCGGCAAGTCCAAGGCCGGCTGGAACCTCCTCGGCCTCCTCGTCTTCCTGACGGCAGGCTTCCCCGTCTACTGGATGCTCAACACGGCGTTCAAACCGGCGAAGGACGCGATCGACCCGGACCCGAGCCTGCTGCCGACCGGCATCACGTTCTCCAACTTCAGCCGCGCGCTGGACATCGCCGACTTCTGGGGCCCGGTCGGCCGCAGCCTGGTCGTCTCCCTGGCGGTCGTCGCGATCGGCATCGTCGTCGGCACGCTCGGCGCCCTCGCCATCTCCCGGTTCTCCTTCCGCGGCCGGAAGATCGTGATCGTGGGCATCCTGGCGGTCCAGATGGTCCCGCTCGTCGCGATGATCATCCCGGTCTTCCTGCTCCTGAACGACCTCGACCAGTACGACAAGCTGTCGGGCCTGATCATCACGTACCTGACCTTCATCCTGCCCTTCACGGTGTGGACGCTGCGCGGCTTCATCGTCAACATCCCCAAGGAGCTGGAGGAGGCGGCCATGGTCGACGGCTGTTCCCCCACCGGCGCCTTCATGCGGGTGGTGTTCCCGCTGCTGGCCCCCGGCATGGTCGCCACCTCGGTCTACGGCTTCATCCAGGCCTGGAACGAGTACCTGTACGCCCTCATGCTGCTCAGCCAGAAGAACCAGACCGCGACCGTCTGGCTCGGCAACTTCACCACCAAACACGGTACCGAATACGCCCCGATGATGGCCGGTTCCACCATGATGGCCGTGCCGATCGTGGTCCTCTTCCTCCTCGTCCAGCGCAAGATGGCCGCGGGTCTCACCGCGGGCGCCGTGAAGGGATAA
- a CDS encoding glycoside hydrolase family 3 protein, which yields MTTFASGTDTLTRDALTVLQPGFTGTTAPDWLLRRLGEGLASVGLFGRNIASPEQLAALTAQLRAERDDVLVAIDEEGGDVTRLEVRTGSSFPGNHALGAVDDLELTRQVAAELGRRLAACGVNLNWAPSADVNSNPSNPVIGVRSFGASADLAARHTAAYVTGLQSAGVAACTKHFPGHGDTAIDSHHALPRIDVDESVLLERELRPFRAAIAAGTRAVMTAHILVPALDPDRPATLSPKVLTDLLRRELGYTGLIVTDGMEMQAIAGTYGIERGSVLAVAAGADAICVGGGLADDETVRRLRDALVSAVRAGELPEERLAQAAERVRTLAHWTTAGAAGAQPPADEEVGLRAARRALRITGADGFTPLTTAPYVAAFTPVANVAVGDETPWGVAAELARVLPGTETGSFAGEDAGLATLAAAGPRRIVVVVRDEHRHPWMGAALDTVLRTRPDTIVIEMGLPQAPARGILHIATHGAARVCGRAAAEVIVGE from the coding sequence ATGACGACATTCGCCAGCGGCACCGACACGCTCACCCGCGATGCGCTGACCGTCCTCCAGCCCGGCTTCACCGGCACCACCGCCCCCGACTGGCTGCTGCGCCGCCTCGGCGAGGGCCTCGCCTCGGTCGGCCTGTTCGGCCGCAACATCGCCTCGCCGGAGCAACTGGCCGCACTGACGGCCCAGTTGCGTGCCGAACGCGACGACGTCCTGGTCGCCATCGACGAGGAGGGCGGTGATGTGACCCGTCTGGAGGTGCGCACCGGATCGTCCTTCCCCGGCAACCACGCCCTCGGCGCGGTGGACGACCTGGAACTGACGCGGCAGGTGGCCGCGGAGCTCGGCCGCCGCCTGGCGGCCTGCGGGGTCAACCTCAACTGGGCCCCGTCGGCCGACGTGAACTCCAACCCGTCCAACCCGGTGATCGGGGTCCGCTCCTTCGGCGCCTCCGCGGACCTGGCCGCCCGGCACACGGCGGCCTACGTCACGGGGCTGCAGTCGGCGGGCGTCGCCGCCTGCACCAAGCACTTCCCGGGCCACGGCGACACCGCGATCGACTCCCACCACGCCCTGCCGCGCATCGACGTGGACGAGTCGGTGCTCCTGGAACGGGAGCTGCGGCCCTTCCGCGCCGCCATCGCCGCCGGCACCCGCGCGGTGATGACCGCCCACATCCTGGTCCCCGCCCTGGACCCGGACCGTCCGGCGACGCTGTCCCCCAAGGTGCTGACCGACCTGCTCCGCCGCGAGCTCGGCTACACCGGCCTCATCGTCACCGACGGCATGGAGATGCAGGCCATCGCCGGCACCTACGGCATCGAACGCGGCAGCGTCCTGGCCGTCGCCGCCGGCGCCGACGCGATCTGCGTGGGCGGTGGCCTCGCCGACGACGAGACGGTACGGCGCCTGCGGGACGCCCTGGTCTCGGCGGTCCGCGCGGGCGAGCTCCCCGAGGAGCGGCTCGCCCAGGCGGCGGAACGCGTGCGCACGCTCGCCCACTGGACGACGGCCGGCGCGGCCGGAGCCCAGCCGCCGGCCGACGAGGAGGTGGGACTGCGCGCGGCCCGCAGGGCGCTGCGCATCACCGGCGCGGACGGCTTCACCCCCCTCACCACAGCGCCCTACGTCGCCGCCTTCACCCCGGTCGCCAACGTGGCCGTCGGCGACGAGACGCCCTGGGGCGTCGCCGCCGAACTCGCCCGCGTGCTCCCCGGCACGGAGACGGGCAGTTTCGCCGGCGAGGACGCGGGCCTCGCCACTCTGGCCGCGGCCGGCCCCCGCCGCATCGTGGTCGTGGTCCGCGACGAACACCGCCACCCCTGGATGGGAGCGGCCCTGGACACCGTCCTGCGCACCCGCCCCGACACGATCGTGATCGAGATGGGCCTCCCCCAGGCTCCCGCCCGGGGCATCCTGCACATCGCGACCCACGGCGCGGCAAGGGTCTGCGGCAGGGCGGCGGCGGAGGTCATCGTGGGGGAGTAG
- the nagB gene encoding glucosamine-6-phosphate deaminase — protein MEVVIVPDAKAGGELIAEAMAQLLRRKPDALLGVATGSTPLPIYEALAAKVRSGAVDASRARIAQLDEYVGLPAEHPESYRSVLRREVLEPLGIPMASFMGPDGTARDITGACQAYDSALADAGGVDLQLLGIGTDGHIGFNEPCSSLASRTRIKTLTEQTRVDNARFFEGDISQVPHHVITQGIGTILEARHLVLLATGEGKADAVAATVEGPVAAVCPASALQLHPHATVVVDEGAASKLKLADYFRHTYVNKPDWQGI, from the coding sequence GTGGAAGTTGTCATCGTTCCGGATGCCAAGGCGGGTGGCGAGCTCATCGCCGAGGCCATGGCCCAGCTGCTCCGGCGCAAGCCCGACGCCCTGCTCGGCGTGGCGACCGGCTCCACCCCGCTGCCCATCTACGAGGCCCTGGCCGCGAAGGTGCGCTCCGGTGCCGTGGACGCCTCCCGGGCGCGGATAGCCCAGCTCGACGAGTACGTGGGGCTGCCGGCCGAGCACCCGGAGTCCTACCGTTCGGTGCTGCGGCGGGAGGTGCTGGAGCCGCTGGGGATACCGATGGCCTCCTTCATGGGCCCGGACGGGACGGCCCGGGACATCACCGGTGCCTGCCAGGCGTACGACTCGGCGCTGGCCGACGCCGGGGGCGTGGACCTGCAACTGCTCGGGATCGGGACGGACGGGCACATCGGGTTCAACGAGCCGTGCTCCTCGCTGGCCTCGCGGACCCGGATCAAGACGCTGACCGAGCAGACCCGGGTGGACAACGCGCGCTTCTTCGAGGGCGACATCTCGCAGGTCCCGCACCACGTCATCACGCAGGGCATCGGGACGATTCTCGAGGCTCGGCATCTGGTGCTGCTGGCGACCGGTGAGGGGAAGGCGGACGCGGTGGCGGCGACGGTGGAGGGGCCGGTTGCCGCGGTGTGCCCCGCCTCGGCCCTTCAGTTGCATCCGCATGCGACGGTGGTGGTGGACGAGGGGGCGGCTTCCAAGCTGAAGCTTGCCGACTACTTCCGGCACACCTATGTCAACAAGCCGGACTGGCAGGGGATCTGA
- a CDS encoding SIS domain-containing protein, with protein sequence MTTVTTADSQGELPGRIMAREMAEQPAVLRRILDEGAPAIREAARSIAARAPRFVLLTARGTSDNAALYAKYLLEVRLGLPCGLTSMSTTTAYGARPDLTDVLVVTVSQSGGSPDLVASTRAAREAGAITLAVTNNPDSPLAGVSEYHIDIMAGPEKALPATKTYTASLLALYLFVEGLRGGDGAPARALPDLAAGLLARQDEVRALAARYRFAERMVITSRGYGYPTAKEAALKLMETSYIPALAYSGADLLHGPLAMVDNVSPVIAVVTDGKGGEALQPVLDRLRGRGADLVVVGPRSQVEQASAGFVLPTDDVAEEVQPVLEIIPLQLLAYEVTVARGQDPDAPRALAKVTETH encoded by the coding sequence ATGACCACCGTCACCACAGCCGACTCCCAGGGCGAACTCCCCGGCAGGATCATGGCCCGCGAGATGGCCGAACAGCCCGCTGTCCTGCGCCGCATCCTGGACGAGGGCGCCCCCGCCATCCGCGAGGCAGCCCGGTCGATCGCCGCCCGCGCTCCCCGCTTCGTCCTGCTCACGGCCCGTGGCACCTCCGACAACGCGGCCCTCTATGCCAAGTACCTCCTCGAAGTCCGCCTCGGCCTGCCCTGCGGCCTGACCTCCATGTCGACGACCACCGCCTACGGCGCCCGCCCCGACCTCACCGACGTCCTCGTCGTCACCGTCAGCCAGTCCGGCGGCTCCCCGGACCTGGTGGCCTCCACCCGGGCCGCCCGCGAGGCCGGCGCCATCACCCTCGCGGTGACCAACAACCCCGACTCCCCGCTGGCCGGTGTCTCCGAGTACCACATCGACATCATGGCCGGACCGGAGAAGGCCCTCCCCGCGACCAAGACCTACACCGCCTCGCTCCTCGCCCTGTATCTCTTCGTCGAGGGTCTGCGCGGCGGCGACGGGGCACCCGCCCGGGCGCTGCCGGACCTGGCCGCCGGACTGCTCGCCCGCCAGGACGAGGTCCGCGCCCTCGCCGCCCGCTACCGCTTCGCCGAGCGGATGGTCATCACCTCCCGCGGCTACGGCTATCCCACCGCCAAGGAAGCAGCGCTCAAGCTGATGGAGACCAGCTACATCCCGGCCCTCGCCTACTCCGGCGCCGATCTCCTCCACGGCCCCCTCGCCATGGTCGACAACGTCTCGCCCGTCATCGCGGTCGTCACCGACGGCAAGGGCGGAGAGGCCCTCCAGCCTGTCCTCGACCGACTGCGCGGCCGGGGTGCGGACCTGGTCGTGGTAGGTCCCCGGAGCCAGGTCGAACAGGCCTCGGCCGGCTTCGTCCTGCCCACCGACGACGTGGCCGAGGAGGTCCAGCCCGTCCTGGAGATCATCCCCCTCCAGCTGCTGGCCTACGAGGTCACCGTCGCCCGCGGTCAGGACCCGGACGCGCCGCGCGCCCTGGCGAAGGTGACAGAGACCCACTGA